Part of the Benincasa hispida cultivar B227 chromosome 11, ASM972705v1, whole genome shotgun sequence genome, CATTAAATATGTGTGGTAAAATAACAAAGTGTCCTTGCCCAGATATAGATGGTTGAGTTGATATGTGTACTGAGAATAGATGTATATTTGGTAATACAATAATAACAAAAGACAAAATAatgcttctttctttcttttctttttttctaaagcagaatgtctttttttcttttaacatttagaaaacaaatcaaaataataatgatttatTTCAAGTTTACAAAAGTTGGGGGGGGGGTgggttaaaaagaaaattttgtttaattgctactaataattttaattaattaaagttatatatagtatattaatatcaaaatttggagcaaaatatttgaaagtttatACACCAACCACCTGAATCTTAGATTTGAATTATTGGTGTACTCTCTTACTTAACAATTAAGAAAAGAAATACTTTCAATCAATAgtgatataaatataaatatgtatatgTCTTGTTATTGGATGGGCTaggattaattataatttgtttttaagtGGAATTTAGTGATGATGATGGGTTGTGCCACTtcatcaaaaaaagaaaaaaaaaaacagggaAAAGTGCAATTTATGCCACGTAAGAAATGACGTGATGAGATGTATAAGAGATATTTCGAGAAGGGTCCCACCACGGTGGCAGATATTTATAAAGTGAAGGACTATTGGTAGATCTTACTGGGAAAGCAGCCTTTAGTTGTTTTTTAATTCACCAAACAACATCATAATTGAGAATATAAATTCTTTTGTTGACGATTTGGACCTTGAAATGTTTTTTtagagtctttttttttttaattaattgtgaatGGACTATTTCAACTCGAACATACTTAAATAATAATTGACATAtcgaaaaattaaaatttaaaaaaaaaattgtgaatttGCAGGTTCCATTATATGCAGCAGCTCAATTAAGTGGAGCTACAACAGCAGCCTTTACATTGCGCATATTATTGGATCCAATTCAAGATTTAGGTACAACTTCACCTTCTGGACCAATCTTTAAAGCACTTCTTATGGAGATTGTTGTCTCATTCTGTATGATGTTCGTCACTTCTGCGGTTGCTACCGACACAAAAGCTGTAAGaacattttgttatttttaaccTCTTATTACTCTCAACCTTCTCTTAATTTCATTTGGCTAAGGTTCTCTACTTTTTGATATGTGATTTTCGGCAGGTAGGAGAGCTTGCAGGCATAGCAGTGGGGTCAGCTGTATGTATCACATCCATCTTTGCTGGGTAAGCAAAACAATAAAGTTGTTTTGGTTTGCCTTTTTATTCTGTAAAAGATTTATGGGTATTTGGATAAAATCTCAGGGTAGATCTTAATTTGGTTCTATTGCAAATCTATCCCTATAGTTTGGACAAGGTTATGGCTGAGAGACTATGTAGGAGGATTTTATAAAACCATGAGGGCTATTTAATTAGGATTTTATAGAATCACAAGGGATATTTAATGAGGTTTTATCAGACTATAaaagactaaattctaacttttgagAACAATGGAGACTAAATTCCATCCGTCTCCAAATCATAGGGATCAAATATGTTACTAAACCTTGAAATCATTCTATGTCCAACAACATGTGCATATAATATAATAGAGGGAAAAGTATCTTTTCAAtgttgagttttgaagaatatgtTCGTTTGGtccatgaattttcaaaatataacttTCTAGTTTCTAAGGATATGTgtttttagtccttaaattttcaaaatgtatgcTTTTAATCAAGAATGagtttaaaagatattttggaaaatttaaaaGCCAAAGTCACATATTATTCAAAACTCGAGACCAAAAAtgtaatttattcaataatatataGGGTTGGAGGAGATATAAATGTGATAAAAGTTGGATTAACCATGTGTAGGCCTATATCGGGTGGGTCGATGAACCCAGCAAGGTCAATAGGACCAGCGATTGCAAGTTCACGTTACGAAGGGATTTGGGTGTACCTGGTCGGCCCAGTTGCAGGGACATTGCTAGGAGCATTTTCATATAACTTCATACGAGCCACTGAGAAACATTCTCGTTCACTTTCTTTACAATGAATCGGATTATGCTGGATGTTCAAATCATATCAATGAGTTTAATTATTGTATAATTTGTGTATGTTGTATCAAAGCTgtaacgtttaattttaagtcgtatttttctgtattttttttaaaattttttaaggtaaggttagatttaattttcagtctcttttgcatttttttttaagttgagaGAATAATGGATCTGAAATAAGGGATTCATTGTTATTTTACAATGTGAGCTTTGGTCTGAGTTTTGTACGATAATCAATCAGAAATTTATTTATCCTTTTCCAAGTTCTCTCtcggatttttatttttcctcttttgCTTGATGAACTTTGAGAATTATTAAGCTTTGATGGATGGTTGAGACAAGTATTATACCGAATTAATACAAGAATATTAATGATAATATTGTAAGTGTTGAATGAGAAAATTTGGATCAATCACATATTACcatgtcatttactaaattaatgacgaaatacaaatcaaaggttGACAttatcccaaattaaaattaaagacatAAATTGGCAAAACTCGATAATGTTGTGTGTTTTCTTCATAATCGATGtcttgaataaaattaatttggtagaatttaatattattatttgggcttaAGTCAAATTGAGCCAACCAAGTtcatggaccaaccaagtccAAGCCCACAAAGTCCATCTAAGAATTTTATAAATAGTGGATTTCTCAATTATGCACTCATAGAGTCTATAGAGAATTCTCTCAATGATAAGAAGATTTTTTGACTCTTGGAGCTAAACACTCCTTGAAGATACAAACAATCTTCCAAGACTTCGACTTTAAGAACATCTATGTTTCGTTTCCTCAAGTCAAGTATACGCATTCAACTGAGAGGGAATAAGAGGATCAAATATTAAAGATCAAATCACATTCCTATCAAATCCACATAAAcacaatttcaaattcaaacatgTTTCTCTAAAAACCTTGTGTGAAATAATAATGatactttttttcccttttagatGTATAGATTAGAGAAGTATAGAGATAAAtagtatttcttttttattttaaatttaagaactaaaataaaattgaaaaaaattgtttaatcatttAGGGGCCGTTTGGATTAAAGTTTTCTCAATGCCCAAGAATTAAGGATGCTTGAGAATTATATATCTGGGAATAAAATTAGGAATCAAGAATGACTAAGGGCCGTTtgattggagagaaaagagggtgGGAATGGGAATGGGTTAACAAAGCCCATGTGTTGGTTGGTgggatttgtttatttatctcgGAAAAGGCAATTTCTAGGTATCTTTTATCCACACAAATGAAGGAATTGCATACCCATTGAGAAGTGTgggttttcatttcttcttccgcTTCCTACCACgattttccttccttccagCCGTgaaattggtagcattttttactcagcgatcgtgtagcatttggtaagcgatcgtatggcatttggtaggtgatcgtatagcattttgttagtcaacgatcgtgtagcatttggtaagcgatcgtatagcatttggtaggcgatcgtatagtattgggtaggcgattgtatagcattttgttactcaacaatcgtgtagcatttggtaagcgattgtatagcattttgttactcagtgatcgtgtagcagagctaagcgattgtgtagccgAGCTCAGGGATTGTGTAGCACTTGGTAATCGATCGTATgacattgggtaggcgatcgtatagcgttttgttactcagcgatcgtgtagataatttaagcgatcatatagtattttgtaaacaatcatgtagcggagcttagcgatcgtgtagataatttaagcgatcgtattgttacgaaatcgacaattaaataacacaaaaaagggaacgtagagatagagaagatcgccACACAGATATATGTGGTTCACAAACCCTATGGTCATAATCGGTCAGACccccgtacttggttgttcgaagcgccaacaagcagattcaaggcatttcaacaaatgCTTGATAGGGACAAgaccctcaaactatctccacaataatatgatattgtccactttgggcataaaccTTCATGGATTTGTTttcacaatctcaatttttttttaattcccacGTACTATTCCTACACATACTATTCCCAGACATTGTTTTCCCAGGTACAACCAAATGTAGTCATCCTTGATTCCCAGTAATTTTATTCCCAGACATATAATTCCCAGACATCTTTAATTTCTGGGTATTGAGAAAACCTCAATCCAAACGGCCCCAGTAATTTTATTCCTAGAcatgtttggttgtgcatggaAAACAATGTCTAAGAATAGTATGTGTGGGAATTAAAGATAACTATGTTTTGGTGTATAGGAAATGTTATCAACTTTTCCTGGAAATAAGTAATACATGCGTTTTGGTGTTGCATGGAAATATTATTAGATCATccaagtaaatgttatttttgtttaaattgtgtgatcactttcaaaattttgtgcAATTATAAAGcatactaataaaaaaaacttgctttaattgattttaaataattaatttgtgcagttttatttttattatacaaTGGAAGGCAACACTACGCTGctggaaggaaggaaaatggtgGTAGGAAGGGGAAAAAGAAGTGAAAGCCCACACTTTTCAATTAGTATGTAATTCCTTCACTTGTGTAGCTAAAAGATGCTTGggttttgttttttcaagataaataaacaaagccCACCAACCAAACATGGGCTTTGTAAACCTATTCCCATTCCCAACCTCTTTTTCCTCCAACCAAACAGCCCATTAGTATAGTTTATATATGCATCCTAACTCCCAAGGTTCTTAAATGATtgttattataaattatttttgataaaatttgttACATCGcagtttattttaaacaaaaaataaaaaaattactttttgatGTGGGTAGTGAAAGAGGgtaggggtgtacatagtcTGGGTTAAGccgggttggaagatttttgtggaccaacAAGATAATAATGAACTTCTTTTTTGaagggtcaacccaacccaacccaatccaaactTTTCGGGTTGGGCCGGATTGGGTTAccggttctttttttttttttaatttgactattttttcgttacttatatatatatatatatatatgacccTGACATGGGGTAACCCTTGACCCAActcgaatttaatatttttttaacatttttaaccaaCCCAATCCTTGCGGTTTGGGTTTCGAGTTATCGGGTTTTTTTGAACACACCTAAAAGAGGGAACATAGAAAATAGGTGCAAGTTGCATCTAAGTATATTGCCCATtacttaataaaaaattaacattggaaatacttctttttttttagtatgaAAGTTTAAACTTTCAATCTCTAAGAAAGTAACATTGGATACTTGAAGTTATAGataaatgtataaaataaaaaggaacttTCAACATTGATTGATAAcgaaatatataatatatatatatagtaaacaTTGACAATGGatgtatataaatattttaaactatctAACTTCTAGATCTGTTGTTTTATTGGATGGCTTTGGGTAATTACTCATTTTAAGGGAAATTTAGTGGTAATGATGTGtgatttgattaaatatattttaaaacattggAGAAAGAAGGATAATAAAGATttcttattattaaaaaataaaaataaaaaaaggtaaaGATATTATAGTAAGATAAATTTGAAGTTGAGAGACCAGAATAATATTATTAAGAAAGAAAGCAAGTGTAGTTTGTgcaagtaaaaataaaaaaaaaaatgacttgaTGATGTGGACGAAAGATATTTTGACGTAGGCCCGCCACCACAGATATTTATAAAGTTAAAAGATTATTaatatcattatttattattatcctGTCCGGATAAAAATTTCAGGTTAACGGTAAGCAGCCTTGGTTgttgtttaattttctttttcttttttttttttttgaaaatagttgtttttaattttcatgtgtatatgatattttcaaataattgagAATTGAATTCCTTTTTCATGATGTTAACTTGAGAATTTGTTTTTGCATCTTTTTCCTACTTGGACTTTGAAATAGTCTTTTATCGTACTTTCAAACATATATTCTATAAAATTGTGATCTAtttctaaatattaattttatgattattgtatgtattcaaaagatgattttaaaatgaataaacttttaggaaaaaaaaacataaatcgaTTTTTATAAACTTGTTAAAGTTTGATCTGAACTTttcattaatcaattttcacctcaaacttaaaaaagttttttaaaaaaagtattacAAACTTAATCTTCTAAAAGTTTTTGCtccaaatataatttaaaaaaattatcttgtACATTTgatgaattataaaacataaatacaatgtgaaattgaaaagaaaaaaaaaaaagaaaggagaaaaggTGAgattagttctaaatttttttgCTGAAATTTATGAATGTTAGGGAAGTTATGTAATTGTTAATTTTTGCACCGgttaaacttgttttttttttttttacaattctttgttttattaaaattaattaaaaatttaaaacttttacATTATTTTACATTAATTTAGTAAGCGAACTAGCAATggttaaaattgtaacatttattacctcttattatttttttgttaatttagtAGGTGAATTAATAAAACTATCAACTTCTAGTCAGTTTATTTTATTGGATGAATGTGGGAGTATCTTAAATCTCATTGACTCAAAAACTTAAATTgatagataaaaatatatttatcttatttaagggtaattattatatttaatggaAATTTAATGTTTATGATATATACCTTGTGCCACCTcataaaaaggggaaaaaaggtTAAATATCTTCTCAAAAAATTGATGGAGAAATGGttaataaagattaaatttatttttaaaaggttAATGATAAATCAGCTAAAAATGAATCTTAAGATCtttaacgattttttttttcttttctgaagagtgttttttttttttaaaaaataataacttgagagaccaaaatgaaatattaatccaaagaaaaaaaaaaagaaagaaaataagtaCCGTTTATGCCACGTAAGAAATGACGTGATGAAATGGACCAAAGATATTTTGAGTTAGGTCCCACTCCCACGGTAGATATTTATGATCTTTTTGTGATAAAAGCTTGAGATTATTGGTAGATACTCGAAACATATGTTATTAACATCGTCGGGTTGGAAGAATTTTGTagatcaatttaaaaattcgaGTTAACTATGAATCTTTTTTaagggtcaacccaacccaatccaaaattTTGGATTGAGTTAGGTTGGGTcaccttttttttgttttttgtttttaattttgagttttgattgTTTCTTCATTACTTCCTTAATTCTTTTCtattgaataatttgatttttgtggGTCAATAAGGCTTCATATTTACAAAAGTGAACTAATTCTAAATgtattatatcaattaataaaaatttaataataaaaaacatgtaATGTATGTAAAATTTTAGCATTTACATTAAAATACAACCAccataaattcaatataaacttcaaaagaaacttcctcaaataattcaattcaaatgttcaaattcaaagtctctactcaaaatattcaaagcctacattcaaaatcatttaaaacagaaacaaaaagtcaagtttaataataactattggcctattacataaaatttcaagttcaataataatcaTTAAAAAGCACAAGAGGCATGACGAATGACTTAGtgaattttcttcttcatctttggtTTCTTCACTCCTCAATGCcggaaaaaaattacaaatatattaaacTAAGAGGATCATttataagtaataataatatttgatcttaTGGTGGTAAAACTTACCATTTATGCTCCAAATCCAATTCcttatttcaaaacaacaaaGGATGATGGGCTCTCTACAAAACAAATGATGCAAAATtaagtatattaattatttgagcattaAACATGTTAGatatgtataataaaaaattcatttaattaccCGACTCAATATTTTCATAAGTCTCTAACTCTTCAAGTTATGGATGGAGATCTAGTAACACTGAGCCGTCACGAATCTAATTTTCGGTACATATCAAGGCCTCCACTATTTTTGGAGTCAAAGAACTTCGAAAGGAATCAAGAATCCTCCCTGTACTAAACACAGATTAGAAGCGACTGTAGATATCGGAACTACCAAAACATCTCGAACAATTTTTGATAAAATGAGATATTTGTTGCCATTTATTTTCTTCTAGTACAATATTTCAAAATCATCTTATCTTCTATAACCTTGTTAGACAAATAAGAAGTCAAATCATTATCCATTTCCAATGAACTTTATTcttttctcaacctcttaaaAGTTATCCACAGATCATCTTCATTTATTGTGACAGCCTTTGATTGTTGAGAATCATTGGTACTATAACTACCTCGAGGTGAAGTATTATGTGATTTGTAAAAGTCATATAGACGATACAAATATAATTTCACATTCTCAACCATATCCTTAACCACATCACTGTCATAAACATTGGAAAAACAATAATTGAAGTACTTTAACTTGTGCCGAGGATCAATCACCATAGCCACAAAcatcaatttattcattttttcaagcgaaccccaatacttatcaaactttgtCTTTATATTCATAGCCATCATACTTAGAACAGAGTTGGTATTGTTGTTCCATTTGTTTAAAGCaaactaaattttattaatttccttataaccaaCATTAGAAGTCACATATGAAGATCCACTTATCGTTGTGGTGGTTTcataaaacctttttaaaaacttaataaacACACCTACAGTCAACCAATCAGATGTACTTAGGGGGCCAATCTTTTATTTCCACAGTCATCTTAGTAATCAATAAAATCTGAGTCTTCTTTCTCCTCTAAAGTTCTAAAAgctttctcaaatttaattgcatGTTCAAGCATTAAACAAGTAGGATTCCACCTAGTTGCCACATCTAAACAAACAAGAGCCTTATCCATTCTCCTAGGTGATGATCGAACATATCTCACAGCATTACGAACACTAGCAATAGAATCAAGCATATCTTTCCGTCCATCATTCTCAATAAGATTAATAATGTGGGCACAATACCTCATGTGTAATAGTTCTCCATCTAAAACAACCGATTTCCAACTTTTAAGTCTTCTCTTAACATAAGAAATAGCCACATCATTAGAACTTGCATTATCAACAGTGatgaaaatttctttttcaatcccCCATTCCAACAAACAACTCCCAATCATCTTTCCAATAGTCTCCCTCTTATGATTAGCAACttgacaaaaactcaaaatcttcTTATGCAAAACCCattcagaatcaataaaatGTGCAGAGATGACCATGTAGTTCACATAACCCTATGTCTTAACAAATTTGAAAGACAACTCATTCATAATTATCATCCTAGCACATGCTAGTCTACACGCTTGTTGGCTAAACAATGTCGTCACAAAATTACTAGCATTGACTCCTTTTCCATCATTTGAAGGTTCGAGAGTTAGAGtggtttgtttgttttcttcttctttatatgGGTACTTTTTACATTGATTTCTTAAGTGCTTCCATAAAGTACTAGTTCCACAAGTATTACTATCACATGCGTAATCTTTACCACAATAGTTACACTTGCACCTAGCTCCATCATTAGCACTCGCTTCCATTTTTGTGAAATGATCCCACACAGACCAAGTTGGTTTATTAGGTCTCTTTCGATTGGACTTGGGAGGTAGGGGtggaatatttttaaaagtttggcTAACATTAGGAGGAGGAGGAGGCATTTCATTATTATCGGTTCCACTTGCATTACCACTACTGTTGTCCATCTATAAAATCAATGAAACTAGTAAACAACTAATTACACCTACCTatacaattacaaaaaaaaaaaaaaaaaaaaaaaaaaacaaacactagCTTCTCAATTAACTCATAACAACTCATGTATAAAGATCAATCATCAATCAATCA contains:
- the LOC120091985 gene encoding aquaporin NIP2-2-like, producing the protein MAREIPKSSNWTSSNEEALIGSECSDPQQSFFRDRFYELYPPEFSRKLVAEVIATYLLVFVTCGAAALSVSDEREVSKLGASITGGLIVTVMIYAVGHISGAHMNPAVTFAFAAVRRFPWNQVPLYAAAQLSGATTAAFTLRILLDPIQDLGTTSPSGPIFKALLMEIVVSFCMMFVTSAVATDTKAVGELAGIAVGSAVCITSIFAGPISGGSMNPARSIGPAIASSRYEGIWVYLVGPVAGTLLGAFSYNFIRATEKHSRSLSLQ